From the Trifolium pratense cultivar HEN17-A07 linkage group LG4, ARS_RC_1.1, whole genome shotgun sequence genome, the window tttcttcttcagttgaattcaaaatatcttgGAATGGCATAAAGTAAAAATGGTTCAATGGAATGTGTGGAACATCGATCTTGGTAAATGTAGTAGTGTGCGATGCACGGACattatgcgttgttttataatgaaagcatcaaaaaattatttgtataaatagtaaattaataattgaaacaatagatgttatcaaaataatattagcaataaaacttaattaaaaatattaacaatatgaattatatttgtaattgcatttcaaacaatttatttgtagtGTTTCGTAAATATCATGCAAAGTCCCACTACAGAAATATCACAAATTAGACAATAAGAatgctaagaaaaaaaataaatattgaatattaaaagggaaagaaatgaagaaataaggATGAGAAAGAGGGTTGGGTAGAAGGGTTATACAATGACTATGATAAAGtgttaaaatagaataaagagcatcaaaatttatatatacttgcaaaatcaacaatatagtCTCACTCgttaaatacaaagaaaaagaaaaatacaataaaatcataaaatttcataaacataTCATTCTTCTACAACACTAATAACATTTCCAAATAGAAATTTCACATCTCCATATATGTATGAGGAGGAATAtaagacatatatattataaaataattaattcacaaAACCGTTTTTATTATAGTGGGAATGTCAATCAAAAGGTTTGGCactaaaaatacattaaaagagattgtttcacttattatctaactcttgatttatccacaaaaagaaatgatctaaaggttatgattgattgatacaattagggttaggattagtggtaggagaactatttaggatttatatatatagattggCTGAACAAAACAATCTTTAAGATGCAGTTTGAAAGACCGGTTAACTCCACTTGTGTCATCAAAAAGTTTATTAGAATTATCGAAGATTTACTCACAATCATTTTCAAACTGATTCTCAATACactgaaacaattttcattagtTGGAAGCGTTCTGGTGAGACATATTTGAAGTCAAGGTGGATATCTGTTAGGTCATGACAGGTCTTCACCCTGATAATTGGTTAGGACGGGGTGTTAGGGCCCTCGACAATCCTCGTACCTGCACGGACGAGAATTCCCTACAAAACCTCTTGTGTGAGCCTTGCTTAGCGGAGACGACCAAAGTCCGGTAGTGCCGGTTCTTTGATCACTTTCCGAAAATGGATAAAATCTATTCCGGTCTCTtaaactgaattgtattgaagtttgcaaagaaaataaaaattgtgctTGTTGTGTTAATCTTCTTTGGAATACCGGCTCAAAGATTTCGTACATAAAATTGATGCTTGTGAAACTCTTCGTacaaaaattgtgaattttgtaCTTGAGTCTGAATCTAACTTACCACTTCAGTCTgccataaaaacaaaaaggaaaatctgtatttaataaataaataaataaaggaatatagaaaaaaaatctgtttacGCTAAGTTTAAATTCCTagcaaaattgtcaaaaaaaaaaggaaaaatatccTAGCAAATCTGAACAAACAATTTTGGTCCTTTTGTTTACGACATAAGACCAAACAAAAGaccctttctttctttcataatttggtccttttgttttcttcttcttcttcttcttcttcttcaattacctctcttctcttctttctcttctccaTTGCCTCTTACATCTTCCTTTACAGGTACGTTGCCACCCAAAAGATTTCATCTTTTCATCTCCTTCTTTATACCTTTTTCATTAATTTGCAAACCCTAATATTAATCACACACTCCAtctttattctttctttcttttatattatttatatattaatcataggattattaattaattaataataaaagttTGATTTCATGTTACAGgttatatataattatagtCTGAAAAGGGAATAAGAGGGTGTTTGTGGCAATGGAGGAACCTAGCCAACTGAAACGTGCCATCATTGATTCTTCTGCTGGAGCAATTTCTGGTGGAATTTCTCGTACTGTAACATCACCTCTTGATGTTATTAAGATTAGATTtcaggttttttattttttattttttttagtatcaTTATTGttcattgttgtttttttcATATGTTAATGTTGTTAACATTCATAATTATAGGTTCAACTTGAACCAACAACTTCATGGGCTTTACTACGCAAAGATTTAGTTGTAACTGCCCCGTCAAAATATACTGGTATGTTTCAGGCCAGCAGAGATATTCTTAGAGAAGAAGGCTTAAAGGTAGTGCTAATAAAGCCATTATTGTTTTTCTATCTTTCATGTTTACTTATCATGATTTTTTAAGTCGATTAAAGACGGATTATTTATGGCATACTTTATAGGGATTTTGGCGGGGGAATGTACCGGCGTTGCTCATGGTTATGCCATATACAGCCATTCAATTTACAGTTTTACACAAGTTAAAGACTATTGCATCCGGATCTTCCAAGACAGGTATTCTGTTTTGTTATTCACTGTTCCATTCCAATGTATCTGCTTTATTAGCTAGGTATTAATCCTAAGTTGTAGAAGCTAGGTCCATAAGCTCTTTAAATTCACTCTGTGGTCATGTTTGGGTAGTCAACTTAATTATgcgcttatagcataagtgcATATCAGATTTAGGTTGCATAAGATGTTTTTGTAAGTTTATCAGGGACAACTTatagaaataagctgaaaacaactcaTGGACatgttataagctgttttcattcataagctctcccaaaGAGTATCACAAGTTTTTATGCCAGTAATAGGCCCAcgtaagtcaatccaaacataccctGATACCAATTTAGTTTGTATACGGCATTTTGTGACTGAGGGTGAGGGTGTTCTCTGAAGTTTATTGGATTGGTTTACATACACTATTTGCAAGCCAAAATCTTTGTACATGCACACAACATGCTCTAGAAATATAATTACATACCAGGAAATTAGCTTTATCTTCTGTTATTCTAGATTTATGTTGGTTCAGGGGTTGCTTTTTGTTTCTGCAGAGAATCACACTAATTTGAGCCCATATCTATCCTATGTCAGCGGCGCGGCAGCTGGGTGTGCAGCTACTGTTGGTTCATATCCTTTTGATCTTCTCCGAACCATATTAGCTTCTCAAGGCGAGCCAAAGGTATACACATTAATAAATTTAGCGCTGTAATATAGTTTCAAAGGGAATTTGCGATGTTTATTAGTGTTCTGAAGGTCAGTGAAACAAATTCATGGCTTGTTTTTCATACAGCTTTTGGTTTTTTCTTGCCATTATTATGGTCATATTCATCacaatctttgtgcttcaaggtTTTATGTCGACGTCATTCTTTTCTCCGGGGGGTGCTCCCCTCTGGTTCCTTGGGTTATCACTGGTAGTTAACTAGTAATTTTGCCTTCGTAATTTTTTTGCACAAATTGTTAATTAACGAGTAACCGCGGGAAACTTGAAACAGTTGATTATTGATGAGGGAATAGAACAATTTATATACATTTCTATTAAAAATCCACTAGAGGAGTAGTGGCAGTTGCCCTCACAAACTATAACTTATATCCACCACTGGTTAACAGATTCAGTGATGACAATAGACCACAGCTCATAGACAGGTATTCTTAAATATCTTGGTTAATTACAATTATGATCTACTGAAGTTTGGGTGGAGAATCGATTACTAGTGCTTTGTGGGTTTGTATTGTTGAATAATTGGTCTTTTGCTACTGGCAAGCCTGTGTTGCCTCTGTAAGGATTGCTACTACCGAGCAGAAACATCATGGTGGTCTTTTGAGTTTGATAGGAGAATATGAGGCtgttattaataatttataccCTTCTGTTTTGCCTTGTGTGGAAATACTGATATCTGAAATTGTCTTTTTCAAACTAATTTGTTTGTATCAACTAACAAGGCTTTGCAAAATATTTTGCCATCATTTAGGTATATCCAAACATGAGAGCGGCATTCATGGATATCATTCACACTCGTGGATTTCAAGGCATGTATGCTGGATTGTCTCCAACTCTAGTTGAGATTATACCTTATGCAGGACTACAATTTGGAACCTATGATACATTTAAGCGTTGGACCTCGGTAAAATTTCAGCCTCCATATTTAATATCTCGTTTTTGTGAGTGGACATAATTATGTCCTGCATGCAATGGATGTTGTGCTTTGGTCATTTTACAGCTCTAGTAAATTGGTATTGTAGATTGTCTTAAGATTTTGCACCATCAGATATTCTAGCttcttttgttttgtatgtGTCATCATTTTAAATCTTGGAATATGCTAGAAGAATTTGACTTTCTCAAAATGCATCATGCAACTCCTACATAATGAGATTTTGGCTTTACACGGCAATTGATAAGCTTGCACTAGCTATTCAGTTTGCATTAACAATGTAACCAAACAATagtctttgttaattttttgaattcaaTAAAGTTATTCATGCTCATGCCTCATACCTATTGTTAGTTTTTCATTctgattaaaatttaaattaaaattgttttggaACCAGAAATCTGTTTCTACCTTATGTGAAAGATGAAATTGGATCACATCATACAAACGATGAATGTTTGTTTCAGTTAGACTTAGCAATGTACAATTCTTTGAGATCTTTTTATATAATTTGCATTGTTTCAAATTGTAGACTTGGAACCATAATAGATATTCCCACATCACTGGAGACGATAGTCTATCTAGCTTTCAGCTTTTCATTTGTGGGTTGGCGGCTGGAACATGTGCAAAACTTGTCTGTCATCCTCTTGATGTTGTCAAGAAAAGATTTCAGGTAAAACAATGGCGATGTTTAGACTTGAATTTATTATGTCCTCGAAAACAAGGATATTAAAGAAAGCTACTGTGTCCATATCAATATTAAATTGTATGTTCATTGTTATTTTACTATATAGATTGAAGGTCTTCAAAGGCATCCCAGATACGGAGCTCGAGTTGAGCATCGAGCATATAGTAATATGTATGATGCCGTGCAACGGATATTTAGGTCGGAAGGTTGGGCTGGACTATACAAGGGGATAATTCCATCAACTGTTAAAGCTGCACCTGCTGGTGCTGTGACATTTGTTGCATATGAAATGGTATCAGATTGGCTAGAGTCCTTGACTTAATTTTCTCCCCCacattttaatgatttttttacatattcttttttaaaatagaaattgatCCCTTCATAGGATAGGAAGAAAGCATGAGGAATatgctaattttatttttgattaatgGTAATTCATAAGGCTGTACTTCCTTAAGATGGAAGAAGGTCAAAAGGAAAGCTGAGATTTAACATTAACATGTTTTACCTTTTTCTTACTGGATTTTGAATGGTAACTTTGCttgtttttgggtttttttattttcattttttatttttacatttagTGTGATATTGAATTTCCAAAAATGTATATTGTAAAGCCCATGTATTTCTACTTTGTGGAACAATCTGTGTGTTGATTCTAACACATGGTAGATTTTTAATTGAGCTTTAGGGTCTCTGAAGTTCAGATTCTTTTTGCATCCTTACAAGTTTGTATACAGATAATTTAActacattttctttttaattataaaataaaaatagctaTACACAAATGTTTATATGATAAATAGttgttcaattttatttatttttataaatgaagaGCATCTAGATATCAAGGTATGGATAGACTATCCTATATTGGCATACCTATTCTTCCCCGTCCTCCACCTATAGCTcatattattgttaaaaaaataaaataaataaacacataaattgggggacATAAACCTAACCTAGTGAGTCCACGCAAGCGCGTAGGACAAAGATATACCAACTTCTAGTCTAAAAGACAAAATAGAAGTCCTAAAATTTGAGGCGAATGAACTGACCGTCAACAAGAAAACGGTCCATGTACCTGCAACAAGCAGCAAGTGATATAGCTTTTTCAAGTTGAATAGTCTGAAATCAATGAATGATACGGATATTAAAATAGACGAATCTTGTCGTGTTGAAAGCAACCTAGACCCAATCAATAGTCAGATCGAGAGATGGtcaatcaattttattttatttacaaacaataattaattaattaagttatttatttaaatgcacatgAAATAACTAATCTCTTCCaatttatatgatgtttttaccTTACCAGTTGTATTGAGGTCACCAACAAATAACATTTTCTAATAGTGATATATCCTTGATACTTTGTTTTAGTTGCAAGGGTCTTAAACATGGACTAATTATACCTTTGAACTTTGAATCTCTTGGTTCTTTATTTGACCAAGCTTATGAACTCTGTCTGACCTTGGACAAATTTTGAATAGGATGATGGTTGACCTTCTCTTTGTTGTAAAGTTGACGGACtactaatttgtttttaatataaaaactagcaggacacccgtgcgtccgcacgggagtcgcggcgttgccgctcctcacttggtaagataaaatgatataatatttgataaaaaaaaatagaaaaagaacaatggtaaaaccatcacaaaaaaactttaggtctccgtattaatttaggaatataaatatagataatgtagaaattatgaagaaaaaaaataggctaccttattaatatattagtaaaaacataggtgttgaaaaatcacaaaaaaaacttatgtccatgtattaatatatgagtataaatatagtcccgtaaaaattattaaaaaataggcaatcatattaaaatgttagtgaaaatataggataggtctcgcaacagtcatcaaaataattaggtcatcgtattaaatatgagtataaccagaaaaattgtaaaaaaaaaaaatagtcaacttaatttttattttatttttgtttgaaacaacttaattaatatataattaaaagtataagtcccatagaaaccacacaaacaaaaaagtttccatattaatatatgagtttaaatataggtcccgcagatgttataaaagaatggacaaacttattaatatgagtaaaacacataggtccccatgtacccaaaaaaaacacataggtccccatgtaccaaaaaaaaacacataggtccccagaaatcacacaaaagattaggatctcgtattaatatataattataaatataggtctaaaaaaaatagtaaaaaattgaaaacttcacttgataacataaaatagtaatttattgggaagtagattaaaagattaaaaaaatagaaagatataatatttggtaaaaaaatagaaaaagaacaatggtaaaactatcacaaaaaaaccttatgtctccgtattaatatttgaatataaatgataatgtagaaattatggaaaaataggttaccttattaatatattagtaaaaacataggccttgtaaaaaccaccaaaaaattaggttcatgtattaaatatatgagtataaatatatcattttaaaattattaaaaaataggtaaccttgttaatatgttagtgaaaatataggtctcacaaaaattatcaaaataattaggtcaccgtattaaatatgagtataacccgtaaagttgtaaaacaaaataggcaacttgattaatatataaataaaagtataagccccgtagaaatcacaaaaaaaaaaaaagtttccatattaatatatgagtattttataggttccatacttgttataaaagaacggacaaacgtattaatcgtattaatatgagtaaaaaacataggtcccgtatAAACCACACAGAAGATCAGGTtatcgtatattaatatatgagtataaatacaagttcacaaaaaatagttaaaaattgtaaattttattaataagagtaaaaacataggccctgcgtacgtgtatgatataaactgttgttgttttgtttggcacaccttgtgccaatcaggactcattattaaataataaaattcattttagtttgttaaaaaacaacacaggcaccgcagaaatcacacaaaagattatatccttctgttaatgcatgagtataaatatatgtcaagaatgagcaaccttgttaatatattaataaaaaaaatatatggctcgtaaaaatgtacaaaaaaattaggtccttgtattaatatttgatctagtataacccgtaaaattataaaaaaataaacaactttattaatatatgattaaaattataagtctcgtacaaataaaaaaaaaagttatcatattaattgatgagtataaatatatatagtcctacataaattattaaagaacatgaaatcttattaataagaggaaaaacatataccactttttgctttttcatagccgccccacaacaacaacatagtaaactctactttttgttttttattcttgttcatctttcaaagaggggtgattttggatcaattttgatctaaaatcacccctttttgattgttttatattttttttttatttaaataagtgatttttcacacattcttatgtttcatttgagttttcttttgttgttcttgtctgatgttgttttaatcccgtcttagtgcagagtttttttgtcttgagtttgcgtcttggtacggtgtccggtttaattccgttgtagtacaatgtttgttttgttcagatttgcagatttgctccgattcagattcagtgcagattcacacgtactctacttacttgaataaatgaatattgtttgttgttagtctaaaaaaaaaagaaaaacataggtccgtagaattcacacgaaagattatgtccccatattaatatatgactataactcgtaaaattataaaaaaaaaaacaactttactaatatatgagtaaaaatataagacctgtagatatatccaaaaaaataggttcccgtattaatttgaatataacccgtaaaattattaaaaaaaataggcaacataatattttagtccttttttttctccaataattttcttccgcatagaaaaatctcataagaacgaaagtcatatctttcttattatatctttcttgtgtgatttgtttatagttttgtttctctgactctttgtaaacttttgtagtctacctcggtacgtcttgtgttggggaggttttctatgttaatatatctcattttggtttgttaaaaaaaatattagtccttatatcaaaaacaaaaaatctttaaaaaaaaaaacttctaaaaaatgtcatttatttttcaactattttaaactttgtatttaatttttactgttttttttttaaactaaatgtatcattcacgcgcaactgtagagaataatcctcttgaggtaactaacaatttttattgtttttgtctcaccatttttttacgggagtttttcagtttttctcccaccatattcttgtattaaattaattaaatttattgagttgaactacaaattgaaaattaacttaattaaatattggatcgaagtccataaatcaagttgagtgaatctaaaataacgaaacataaacaataaatgataaaattacactaaagaaagggttgaactcaaataaaatatcataaataaatggaaacaacaccatgtacctctatattgtaaaaaaaaaccatatatttgttgtcttatttggtataatgcatttatgacgttgaaataaagaatttcattgaatctctccttttatttgtacatgaattttactctcttattataaaaaagaataaataaataaacacttctcctttcttcttttaacttaactcatgttgattatatgttggttccaaaaatataacaaattaattcatatggcttagtggtaaatctaataagaagtgtaattaaaaggttaagggttcgattcctactaagaaattttttagcatttttctactaacttt encodes:
- the LOC123924546 gene encoding mitochondrial thiamine diphosphate carrier 2-like isoform X1; amino-acid sequence: MEEPSQLKRAIIDSSAGAISGGISRTVTSPLDVIKIRFQVQLEPTTSWALLRKDLVVTAPSKYTGMFQASRDILREEGLKGFWRGNVPALLMVMPYTAIQFTVLHKLKTIASGSSKTENHTNLSPYLSYVSGAAAGCAATVGSYPFDLLRTILASQGEPKVYPNMRAAFMDIIHTRGFQGMYAGLSPTLVEIIPYAGLQFGTYDTFKRWTSTWNHNRYSHITGDDSLSSFQLFICGLAAGTCAKLVCHPLDVVKKRFQIEGLQRHPRYGARVEHRAYSNMYDAVQRIFRSEGWAGLYKGIIPSTVKAAPAGAVTFVAYEMVSDWLESLT
- the LOC123924546 gene encoding mitochondrial thiamine diphosphate carrier 2-like isoform X2, with the translated sequence MFQASRDILREEGLKGFWRGNVPALLMVMPYTAIQFTVLHKLKTIASGSSKTENHTNLSPYLSYVSGAAAGCAATVGSYPFDLLRTILASQGEPKVYPNMRAAFMDIIHTRGFQGMYAGLSPTLVEIIPYAGLQFGTYDTFKRWTSTWNHNRYSHITGDDSLSSFQLFICGLAAGTCAKLVCHPLDVVKKRFQIEGLQRHPRYGARVEHRAYSNMYDAVQRIFRSEGWAGLYKGIIPSTVKAAPAGAVTFVAYEMVSDWLESLT